AAGACCGCGTCCTGCTGGAAGACGAACCCGATCTTGTCCCCGATGCCGCGCACCGGCTCCCCGGCGACCAGTACGTCGCCTTCCGTGGGCTCTTCCAGGCCGCTGACCAGGGTCAGCGTGGTGGATTTACCGCACCCGGTGGGGCCGACGACCGCGACGAACTCACCGCGTTCGACGACCAGATCCAGGTCCCGGACGGCCGTGTGCAGCGCCCCCGAGGGCGTCCGGAAGGCCTTGCTCGTACCCCGCAGTTCGATCGCGGGGCTCGTGTGGCTGTTCATGGGTCGGGAGGCTAGGAGTGATCCGGGCCACAGCGGCAGCCTTGTGGGCGCAAGCGACCTTTCTGCGCGCAAACCCTGTTGTGCTCATTTTGCTCACGCTAGAACGGCTAAGTCGTCACCAGGGGGTGTGCGGGCGCTCACGCACGGCTTACGGTGCGGTGATCGCGAAGTAAAAGGTGCGGGCCCTCGCGAGGTGAAAGACGCAGGCATCGCGCAGCGAAAAAGGACGATTCGGTTCCGCAAGGGTGCGGAGGGCGGAGACAAGGGAGACCCGATGCGGATCCGCTGGCCCCGACGGGTCTTTGCACAGGTGCTCACCGCGCAAGTCGCCCTGACCACCGGTGTCATGGTGCTCGCCACCGGCCTGTTCCTCGCCCCGCTCAGCTCCGAGCTGGACGACCAGGCGATGCGCCGGGCGCTGTCCATCGCCCAGACCACCGCCGCCGCACCGGACCTCGCCCGGGAGCTGGTCACCACCGAACCGGCGGCGCACGGGCCGGTGCAGGCCGAAGCGGAACGGATCCGTACCGCGACCGGGGCGCTGTACGTCGTCGTGATGGACACCCACGGGGTGCGCTGGTCGCACACCCACACCGACGAGATCGGCCGGCATGTCTCCACGGACCCGAGCCGGACCCTCGCCGGGCGGCAGGTGCGGCAGATCGACACCGGGACGCTGGGGCGGTCGGCCCGCGCCAAGGTGCCGCTGCGCGACGACCGGGGCCGGATCGTCGGCGCGGTGTCGGTCGGTATCGCCTACGACAGTGTCCGGGGGCGGCTGTTCGGCACCATCCCCGCGCTGCTGCGGTACGCGGGCGCGGCGCTGGCCGTCGGGGTGCTGGCCGCGGTCGCGCTCTCCCGGAGGCTGCGGCGTCGTACGCACGGGGTGGCGTTCGCCGATATCTCCGCCCTGCTCGACGAGCGGGAGGCGATGCTGCACGGCATCCGGGAGGGCGTCGTCGCCTTCGACCGGCGCGGCCGCATCCGGCTGGTGAACGACGAGGCCGCGCGGCTGCTGGGCCTGGACGCGCGGGCCGCGGGCCGGGCCCTGGACGAGGTGCTGCCGCCGGGGCGGACGACGGATGTGCTGGCCGGGCGGGTGGACGGCACGGATCTGCTGGCCGTCAGCGGCGGGCGGGTGCTGGTCGCCAACCGGATGCCGACCCAGGACGGCGGGGCGGTGGTGACCCTGCGGGACCGCACCGAGCTGGAGCTGCTGGGCCGCGAACTGGACGGCACCCAGGGGCTGCTGGACGCGCTCCGGGCCCAGGATCACGAACACGCCAATCAACTGCACACCCTGCGCGGGCTGCTGGAGCTGGGCCGGTACGAAAGGGCGGTGGAGTTCGTCAGCGAAGTGGCCAGCGCCCAGCGGGCCTCCGCGGAACAGATCGCGGAGCGGGTGCACGACCCGCTGCTGTCCGCACTGCTCGTCGGCAAGGCCGCCGTCGCCGCCGAACGCGGGGTGTCGCTGCGGGTGTCGTCCACGACGCTGCTGCCCGATGCGGTGGTCGACCCGCGCGACCTGGTGACCGTGCTGGGCAACCTCATCGACAATGCGCTGGACGCCACCGGGGAGCGCCGCCGCGACGAGCCGTTCGTCGAGGTGGAGTTGCGGGCCGAGCACACCACCGCCGTGCTGCGGGTCTCGGACACGGGGCCGGGGGTGCCGCCGGAGCTACGGGAGCGGATCTTCGCCGAGGGCTGGTCCACCAAGGCCGCCGCGCGCGCCCCCGGAACCGCGCCGTCCGCCCGCCCGGTGGCTTTCCACCGCGGCCGGGGCATCGGCCTCGCGCTGGTGCGCCGGCTCGCCGAGCGCTACGGCGGGATGGCCCGGGTGACCGCCCGCGCGGGCGGCGGTGCGGTCTTCACCGTCGTCCTCCCCGAAGCACTCGCCCGGCACGACGACGCGCCCGTGCGCCGGCTCACCACCGCGGGAGAGCCACGGTGAAGCGGGCGAATCACGACGAAAGGAGTACCACGGTGACCGGAGTGCCACGACGGCCGGAGCGCCGCGACGGAATGGGGCACCGCAAGGCAACGGGGCATCGCAAGGGAACAGGGCGCCGCGAGCGAACTGGGCTCCGTGTGGGAACGGAGCCGCCGGCGCGAAGACCCCTGCCGAGCGGAGCATCACGATGATCGATGTCCTGGTCGTGGACGATGACTTCCACGTCGCCGAGATCAATGCCGCGTATGTGTCCCAGGTATCCGGCTTCCGGGTCACCGGCCGTGCCCACACCGCCGCCCAGGCGCTGGCCTCCCTGGAGCGCACCCCCGCCGATCTGGTACTGCTCGACCACTACCTGCCCGACGAAACGGGCCTGTCACTGGTGCGACGGCTCCGCCAACTCGGCCACCGCACCGACGTGATCATGGTGACCGCCGCCCGTGACGTCACCACGGTCCAGGACGCGATGCGCTGCGGCGCGCTGCAATACCTCGTCAAACCGTTCGGCTTCTCCGGGCTGCGCGCCAAACTTGAGGGCTATGCGGCGCTGCGCCGCACCGTGGAGGGGGTGGGGGGACGCGGCGAGGCGGGCCAGGAGCAGGTGGACCGGATCTTCGGCGCCTTCCGGACCACCGACTCCCCGCACACCGAACTCCCCAAAGGCCACTCGGCGGCGACCGTCGACCTGATCCGCCGGGTCCTGGACACCGCCGGGCACCCGCTGTCCGCCCACGAGGTGGCCGAACGCGCCGGCGTCAGCCGCTCCACGGCCCAGCGCTACCTCAAACACCTCGAACGCAGCGGCCACATCACCCTCACCCTCAAATACGGCGACACCGGCCGCCCCGAACACCGCTACCGCTGGGCGAGCAGCCACTGAACGGCCGAAACCGGTGGCGAACGCCCCTATGCCGCCGTGCTCGCGCCGGCGGCACGGACCGAACTCGCCACGGAAGAGATACGCCAACTCGGCGCTCTGCGCGGAGCCTCCGCCCGCCTGCGCAGCCATCTCGGCCGGCGCCTCGGTCTTCGCGCTTGACTCACCGTCCAACGACTGGGGGCGGACGCAGGCAGGCCTTTGACCGGCTGCCGGGGCCGGCCATCAGGCAAGGAAGGGCGCAACTGCCCCCACGCATCCGACTCGGCCGCCTCAAGCGTCGTGATGTGCCGTACAGTTCACGCATTCACAAGCCAGGGACCGCTGAAGTACCGGAGGGGAACACCATGCGCCCGTACAGCCGAAGCGCTGCATTATTCATCGCCGCTCTGACCGCCACCGGAGCCGTGGCCGGCTGCTCATCGGCTTCCGGCGACGCCTCCAAAAAGCCTTCGGCGTCTTCCACCGCTGCCGGGCCGGAGAAATCCGCGGACGCACCCAAGGGAGCGACCGAGCCTCCCGCCCTCTCCATCGGGAAAACCCGCACCTACACCGCGAGGGACAATTCCGGCAACGCCACAACGATGTCTGTCACCTTCCACGCCGCGAAGTACGTCACCCCATCGGAAATCGGCGAAGCAAAACCCAAGGGCTCCTACGCCATCATCACCGTCGAAGTAACGAATACAGGCCACCAGGACGGCACCTTCACCCCGTACCGGAACATGAAATGGAAGGACAAGGCCACGACAGAGCAAGAGGTGTCGACGCTGATATCAACCGGCACCCAGGACGTCGGCACCACATACCATCCTGGCCAGGGGGTGACCGGAGATATCGTCCTCGACGTGCCACAGAAGGGCGGCAGCGTCACCTACTACGACACACGGGGAACCGCCTCGCTCCGCTTCGAGATGCCGTCCCGGTAGACCTCACGGAGGCACCTCAGCGCCGCCCGCCCGCGCCCTGGCCCAACTGGCCGTCCACCGTAGGTCACTTACGGGACGGCCTTTAGGCTGCCTGTCATGAATGCCGCGACTCCTGGTGGGACCAGCCCCGAGCTTGACCTTCTCGACGCGGGGCAGCTGTCCGGCGATCCGGAGCTGGCGGCCGGGTTCGCCGTGGCGGCGCACCGGATCCTGGCGGAGCTGGTCCGGGGCGGTGCCCCGCTCGGCTGGACCGATCCGCCCCCGGCGGACGAGGTGGCGGAGCTCGTCGGGCGGGTGCTGCGCGCCGCGCGGGCCGGGGACGGCGCGCTGCGGGCGGCGTACGCCGGGCGCCGGCTGGTCGGGCTGGGGTACTGGCTGCGCTATGCCCGTCCGACCAATCGGCAGCACGCGGACCTGGAGAAGCTTGCGGTGGCGCACGGGGCGCACGGGCGGGGTGTGGGCCGGTCGCTGACCGCCGCGCTGGTCGGGGACGCCCGGGAGGCCGGGATCGAGGTCCTCACCCTGGACGCGCGGGCCGATAACACCCGGGCGCTGGCCCTCTACCGGTCGCTCGGCTTTCGTGAGTACGGCCGTCTCCCCGACTTCGTCGCCATGGGCGGACGCCGCTACGACAAGGTCTTCTACATGCTGGACTTCCGCGGAAGCGGGCAGCCGGGACGGCCGCAGCAGCCGGAGCAGCCGGAGCGGCCGGAGCGGCCGGAGCGGCAAGCCCCGCACCGGCAGTAGCGGCTTCGTCACGAAGAGGCGCGGGATCCGCCTCCGGGAGACCCCCTGCGTCCCACCCCTTGACAGCTCCCCCGGCCGGGCCTGACGATCCCGGGGTGAACCTGTCAGACAGCCAGACAGCTGGCGAGGCCCCCCGTCGGATCAGCGCCATGGAAGCGGTCCTGCACCATCTGCGCGACGCCATCGAGCGGGGTGACTACGCGGTCGGGGACAAGCTCCCCTCGGAGGCGGAGCTCTGCCGTCGGCTGGAAGTGAGCAGACCCGTGCTCCGGGAGGCGCTGCGCGCGCTCCAGACCATGGGGCTGACCGTCTCGCGTACCGGCAAGGGCACCTTCGTCGTCTCCGACGGCGCGGTGGCGGACCCCACCTTCGGCGACTACGCGGCGAGCGACCTCCTGGAAGTGCGCCGGCATGTCGAGATCCCGGTGGCCGGTTACGCGGCGCTGCGCCGTACGCCGGAGGACCTCGACCAGCTGAACCGTCTGCTGGAGCGGATGGAGCAGGAGACCGACACCACCGCATGGGTGGCGATGGACTCCCTCTTCCACCTCGCCGTCGCGCAGGCGGCCCGCAATCCGGTCTTCCGCCGGGTCATCGAGGAGATCCGCGATGCGCTGGCCCGCCAGTCGGCCTTCCTCAATGAGCTCGGCGGGCGGCGCGAGCAGTCGAACCGCGAGCACCGGGCGATCGTCGAGGCGCTTGTCGACAGCAGTGAGCACGACGCGGTGGAAGCCATGGCGCACCACCTCGCCCGCGTCGAGACGACGCTGACCACCATCGTGCGGCCACCACACCGTGCGGGCCCCTCCACGGAAGACGAGGATCACGCGTGAGCGAGCAATCCCTCCGGCAGGCGGAACGGCAGCAACGACAAGCAGTGGGGCAGGACGGCGCGCAGCGGTCGTCCGGCGAGCACATGGACGCCGGTGACGCCGGGTACCAGAAGTCCCTCACGTCCCGGCACATCAACATGATCGCGATCGGCGGGGCCATCGGCACCGGGCTCTTCCTCGGCGCGGGCGGCCGGCTCGCCGGCGCCGGGCCGTCGCTGGCGGTGGCGTACGCGGTCTGCGGCCTGTTCGCCTTCCTGGTGGTGCGTGCGCTGGGTGAGCTGGTGCTGCACCGGCCGTCCTCGGGTGCGTTCGTGTCGTACGCCCGCGAATTCCTCGGTGAGAAGGGGGCGTTCGTCGCGGGCTGGATGTACTTCCTGAACTGGGCGACCACCGGGATCGCCGACATCACGGCGGTGGCGACCTATACGCACTACTGGGGCATGTTCTCCCACGTCCCGCAGTGGGTGATCGCGCTGATCGCGCTCGCGGTCGTGCTGACCGTGAACCTCATCTCCGTGAAGTTCTTCGGTGAGCTGGAATTCTGGTTCTCGCTCGTCAAGGTCGGTGCGCTGGTCGTCTTCATGCTGATCGGCATCTTCCTGCTCGTCACCCGGCACCCGGTCGGCGGCACCACCCCCGGCCCCTCGCTGATCGCCGACCACGGCGGGCTCTTCCCGACCGGGGCCCTGGCGATGCTGCTGGTCATCCAGGGTGTGGTGTTCGCCTACGCGTCGGTCGAGCTGGTCGGTGTCACGGCGGGCGAGACCGCGGATCCGGCGAAGGTCATGCCGAAGGCGATCAACTCCATCATGTGGCGGGTGGCGCTGTTCTACGTCGGCTCGGTGGTGCTGCTGGCGATGCTGCTGCCCTGGACCTCGTACTCGGCCGCCGAGAGCCCCTTCGTGACCGTGCTGTCCCGTGTCGGGATACCGGCCGCGGGCGGCGTGATGAACCTCGTCGTGCTCACCGCCGCGATGTCCAGCCTCAACTCCGGCCTCTACTCCACCGGGCGCATTCTGCGCTCGATGGCGATGTCCGGCTCCGCGCCGCGGTTCACCGGGGTGATGAGCCGCAGCCAGGTCCCCTACGGCGGCATTCTGCTCACGTCGGGGATCTGCGTCCTGGGCGTGGGGCTCAACTACGTCGTGCCGAGTGAGGCGTTCGAGATCGTGCTGAACTTCGCGGCGATCGGCATCCTCAGCACCTGGGCCATGATCATGATCTGTCATCTGCTCTTCTGGCGGAAGGCCAGGGCCGGGATGCTCGTCCGCCCCGGCTACCGGCTCCCCGGCTCGCCCTGGACCGAGAGCGTGACGCTGGCCTTCCTCGCCCTCGTCCTGGTGCTGATGTGGGCCGACGGCGGAGCCGGCCGCACCACCGTGCTGGCCCTGCCCGCGATCGTGGCCTTGCTGGTCGGCGGCTGGTTCCTGGTACGGGGCCGGGTGGGCGCCCTCCGGGACGCGGCGGCAGGCGAGAGCGGCGGGCCGGCGACCACCGGCGGCACCGACAGCACCGGCGATACGGCCGGACCCGGCAGCGTGGCCGGACCCGGCAGCACCGCACCCACCCCGCACCCCGGGGACGACCCCGGCACCGACAGCCCCGGCGGCCCGAGCAGCACAAGCAGTACCGGCAGCACCGGCAGTACCGGCAGTACCGGCAGCACAAGCAGTACCGGCAACACCAATAGCTCCAACCGCTCCAACAGCACGGAAAGCACCGAGAACTGATCATGAGTCAGAGCAGCACCACCCTGCCGCCGCACCGCACCGCGGGCGCGCCGCCCGTGGTCCGCGAACCGGCCCACGTGCCCGTCGCCCATGTGGTGCGCGGCGGACTCGTCGAGGGCGTCCACCACGGCTCGGTCGTGGTGCTGGCGGCCGACGGGAGCGTGGAATTCCAGGCGGGCGACATCGAGGCCGCGTTCTATCCGCGCTCGGCGCTCAAGCCGCTCCAGGCGGTCGGCCTGCTGCGCGCGGGGCTGCCGCCGCTCGACGACGAGGCGCTGGCCCTGGTCGCGGCCAGCCACTCCGGCGAGGAACCGCATCTGGCCACCGCCCGGCGCATCCTCGCCGTCGCCGGGCTGGCCGAGGACCAGCTGCGCAATGTCCCCGATCTGCCGTACGACCCCGCCGTACGGGACGAATGGATCGGCCGTGGCCTCGGGCCCACCCGGCTCGCGCAGAACTGCTCGGGCAAGCACGCGGCCATGCTGCTGACCGCCCGCACCCGGGGCTGGCGGCTGGACGACTACCTCGACCCGGGGCATCCGCTGCAGCAGGAGCTCGCCGCGACCGTGGCGGACCTCACCGGCCAGGGCATCGCCCACGTCACCGTCGACGGCTGCGGCGCCCCGCTGTTCGCCGTGTCCCTGCACGGTCTGGCCCGGGCCGCGGCCCGGCTGGCGTCGGCCGCCCCCGGCACCGGCGAGGGCAGGGTCGCCCACGCCATGCGCGAGCACCCGACGATGGTCTCCGGCAGCGGCCGGGACGTGGCCCGCCTGGTAGAGGCGGTGCCGGGCCTGCTGGCCAAGGACGGCTTCGAGGGGGTGCAGATCGCGGCGCTGCCGGACGGGCGGGCGGTCGGCGTGAAGATAGCCGACGGCGCCGACCGCGCCCGGATGCCGGTGACGGCGGCGGCCCTGGCGCACTGCGGAATCGACCCCGGCGTCCTCGCCCCCTTCGCTTCCACCCCCGTCATCGGCGGTGGCGCACCGGTCGGCACGCTGCGGGCGACGGACGCACTGACCTCACGCGGCGCCTGACGCCGGCCCCTCCCTCCCCTGGGCCCCTCCCCTGGGCCCCCTCCCCCTCGCAAAGGACCACCTGCACCATGACTGCCGCCCGTCACCGCCGCGAACACGATCTGCTCGGCGACCGCGAGATACCCGCCGACGCGTACTGGGGCGTGCACACCCTGCGCGCCGTGGAGAACTTCCCCATCACCGGTACGCCGATCGCCACCTACCCGCACCTGATCGATGCGCTCGCCGCCGTCAAGGAGGCCGCGGCCCGCGCCAACGAGGATCTGGGGCTGCTCGATTCCGAGCGGGCCGACGCGATCGCCGCCGCCTGCCGGGAGATCCGGGACGGCGGGAAGCTGCACGACCAGTTCGTCGTCGATGTCATCCAGGGCGGTGCCGGTACGTCGACGAACATGAACGCCAACGAGGTGATCGCCAACCGGGCGTTGGAGCTCCTGGGCCACGACAAGGGCGACTACCGCCGGCTGCACCCCAACGAGCACGTCAACCTCAGCCAGTCGACGAACGACGTCTACCCGACGGCCGTCAATGTCGCCACGATCATCGCCGTGCGGGAACTGCTCGACGCGATGACCGTGCTGCGCGAGGCCTTCGCCGCCAAGGCCGAGGAGTTCCGCGACGTTCTCAAGATGGGGCGCACCCAGCTCCAGGACGCGGTGCCGATGACCCTGGGCCAGGAGTTCTCGGCGTACGCGGTGATGCTGGAGGAGGACCAGAGCCGGCTGGCGGAGGCGGTCCTGCTCATCCACGAGATCAACCTCGGCGCCACGGCCATCGGTACCGGCCTCAACGCCCCCCTGGGCTACGCCGAAGCGGCCCGCGAGCACCTGGCCGCCCTCACCGGCCTGCCCCTGGTCACCGCGGCCAACCTCGTCGAGGCCACCCAGGACTGCGGGGCGTTCGTCCATCTGTCGGGTGTCCTCAAGCGCGTCGCCGTCAAGCTCTCCAAGAGCTGCAACGATCTGCGGCTGCTCTCCTCGGGACCGCGGGCGGGCCTCGCGGAGATCAACCTGCCGCCGGTGCAGGCCGGTTCGAGCATCATGCCGGGCAAGGTCAACCCGGTGATCCCGGAGGTCGTCAACCAGGTCGCCTTCGAGGTCATCGGCAACGACGTCACCATCACCATGGCCGCCGAGGCGGGCCAGCTCCAGCTCAACGCCTTCGAGCCGGTGATCCTGCACTCCCTCTCGGAGAGCATCACCCACCTGGGGGCCGCCTGCCGCACCCTCGCCGAGCGCTGCGTCGCGGGCATCACCGCCAACACCGAGACGCTGCGCGCAAGCGTGGAGAACTCCATCGGGCTGGTCACCGCGCTCAACCCGCACATCGGCTACACCGCGGCCACCGCGATCGCCAAGGAAGCGCTCGCCACCGGGCGCGGCGTCGCCGAACTGGTCCTGGAGCAGGGACTGCTCCCGGCCGACCGGCTCGCCGCCCTGCTGCGCCCGGAGGAGATCGCCGGCACGGGCCGGGAGGCGGCCGGCGTCTGAGCCCTCGCCGTCCCGCGGCAGCCGCGGGATCGGATCCCGTACGGGCCGGGCAGGCACCCCCACCGGGAGGGCGCCTGCCCGGCCCGCCGTCTTCGGCGGCTGCGGTGTGCCCCGGCTGCCGCCGCCGCTGTACCTGGCCGGAACCGCCGTGGTCACCATCGTGGGAGTGCTGCTGGGCCGGGATCCGGCGCACGATGAGGACGAGGAGTTCACCCGCCCGGCGAAGGGCGCCGGGCGGTCGCCGGGGAGGATGGTCCGGGAGACACCCGGCCGCTGAGGCGGGCGCCCGGCACCGGGTTCCGCAGAGTTCCGACGACACCGACCGGCACGAGACCGACCCGCACGAGAGAAGAGAGATCCGTATGCGCATCGCGCTGTGCCAGATGACGGCATCGACCGATCCGAAGGAAAACCTCGTGGACGTCCAGGACCAGGTCCGTCGCGCGGCGCGCGAGGAGGCCCGGCTGGTGGTCCTGCCCGAGGCGGCCATGGTGCGGTTCGGGGCGCCGCTCGCGGCGGTGGCCGAGCCGCTGGACGGGCCGTGGGCCGAGGGCGTCCGGGCGGTTGCCCGGGAGACGGGGGTGACGGTGGTGGCGGGCATGTTCACCCCCGCGCCCGACGGGCGGGTGGCCAACACCCTGCTGGCCACCGGCCCCGAGGTCGAGGAGTCCTACGACAAGATCCATCTGTATGACGCGTTCGGCTTCCGGGAGTCCGACACGGTCGCCCCGGGCCACCGGGTGGTCACCATCGATGTCGACGACGTCCGGGTGGGCCTGGCGACGTGCTACGACCTGCGGTTCCCGGAGCTGTTCCGGGCGCATGCGGACGCCGGGGCGACGCTGTCGCTGTGCCCCGCGTCATGGGCCGCGGGGCCGGGCAAGCGGGCGCAGTGGGACCTGCTGGTGCGGGCGCGCGCCCTGGACGCGACCGTCTGGATGGCGGCCGTGGACCAGGCTGCCCCGGATCCGCAGGTCGACCCCGAGGCGCCCGCCGCGGCGCCGAACGGCGTCGGGCACACCGCGCTGGTCGGCCCCGACGGAACCGTCCGCGCCCAGCTGGGCAGCACGCCCGACCTGCTGATCGCGGACGTGGATCCCGAGGAGGCCAGGCGGGTGCGACGGGCCGTGGCGGTGCTGGACAACCGGAAGCTGTAGGTCTGTCGGCCGCCGGGTCAGGCGGCCAGGAGGATGCGCCGGGTCGCCTTGATGTGGCTGTCGATGGCCGCACAGGCGGCCACGGCATCCCCG
This portion of the Streptomyces sp. 2114.4 genome encodes:
- a CDS encoding sensor histidine kinase, producing MRIRWPRRVFAQVLTAQVALTTGVMVLATGLFLAPLSSELDDQAMRRALSIAQTTAAAPDLARELVTTEPAAHGPVQAEAERIRTATGALYVVVMDTHGVRWSHTHTDEIGRHVSTDPSRTLAGRQVRQIDTGTLGRSARAKVPLRDDRGRIVGAVSVGIAYDSVRGRLFGTIPALLRYAGAALAVGVLAAVALSRRLRRRTHGVAFADISALLDEREAMLHGIREGVVAFDRRGRIRLVNDEAARLLGLDARAAGRALDEVLPPGRTTDVLAGRVDGTDLLAVSGGRVLVANRMPTQDGGAVVTLRDRTELELLGRELDGTQGLLDALRAQDHEHANQLHTLRGLLELGRYERAVEFVSEVASAQRASAEQIAERVHDPLLSALLVGKAAVAAERGVSLRVSSTTLLPDAVVDPRDLVTVLGNLIDNALDATGERRRDEPFVEVELRAEHTTAVLRVSDTGPGVPPELRERIFAEGWSTKAAARAPGTAPSARPVAFHRGRGIGLALVRRLAERYGGMARVTARAGGGAVFTVVLPEALARHDDAPVRRLTTAGEPR
- a CDS encoding response regulator, whose product is MIDVLVVDDDFHVAEINAAYVSQVSGFRVTGRAHTAAQALASLERTPADLVLLDHYLPDETGLSLVRRLRQLGHRTDVIMVTAARDVTTVQDAMRCGALQYLVKPFGFSGLRAKLEGYAALRRTVEGVGGRGEAGQEQVDRIFGAFRTTDSPHTELPKGHSAATVDLIRRVLDTAGHPLSAHEVAERAGVSRSTAQRYLKHLERSGHITLTLKYGDTGRPEHRYRWASSH
- a CDS encoding DUF4352 domain-containing protein, which gives rise to MRPYSRSAALFIAALTATGAVAGCSSASGDASKKPSASSTAAGPEKSADAPKGATEPPALSIGKTRTYTARDNSGNATTMSVTFHAAKYVTPSEIGEAKPKGSYAIITVEVTNTGHQDGTFTPYRNMKWKDKATTEQEVSTLISTGTQDVGTTYHPGQGVTGDIVLDVPQKGGSVTYYDTRGTASLRFEMPSR
- a CDS encoding GNAT family N-acetyltransferase, with translation MNAATPGGTSPELDLLDAGQLSGDPELAAGFAVAAHRILAELVRGGAPLGWTDPPPADEVAELVGRVLRAARAGDGALRAAYAGRRLVGLGYWLRYARPTNRQHADLEKLAVAHGAHGRGVGRSLTAALVGDAREAGIEVLTLDARADNTRALALYRSLGFREYGRLPDFVAMGGRRYDKVFYMLDFRGSGQPGRPQQPEQPERPERPERQAPHRQ
- a CDS encoding FadR/GntR family transcriptional regulator, which codes for MNLSDSQTAGEAPRRISAMEAVLHHLRDAIERGDYAVGDKLPSEAELCRRLEVSRPVLREALRALQTMGLTVSRTGKGTFVVSDGAVADPTFGDYAASDLLEVRRHVEIPVAGYAALRRTPEDLDQLNRLLERMEQETDTTAWVAMDSLFHLAVAQAARNPVFRRVIEEIRDALARQSAFLNELGGRREQSNREHRAIVEALVDSSEHDAVEAMAHHLARVETTLTTIVRPPHRAGPSTEDEDHA
- a CDS encoding asparaginase, producing the protein MSQSSTTLPPHRTAGAPPVVREPAHVPVAHVVRGGLVEGVHHGSVVVLAADGSVEFQAGDIEAAFYPRSALKPLQAVGLLRAGLPPLDDEALALVAASHSGEEPHLATARRILAVAGLAEDQLRNVPDLPYDPAVRDEWIGRGLGPTRLAQNCSGKHAAMLLTARTRGWRLDDYLDPGHPLQQELAATVADLTGQGIAHVTVDGCGAPLFAVSLHGLARAAARLASAAPGTGEGRVAHAMREHPTMVSGSGRDVARLVEAVPGLLAKDGFEGVQIAALPDGRAVGVKIADGADRARMPVTAAALAHCGIDPGVLAPFASTPVIGGGAPVGTLRATDALTSRGA
- the aspA gene encoding aspartate ammonia-lyase, which translates into the protein MTAARHRREHDLLGDREIPADAYWGVHTLRAVENFPITGTPIATYPHLIDALAAVKEAAARANEDLGLLDSERADAIAAACREIRDGGKLHDQFVVDVIQGGAGTSTNMNANEVIANRALELLGHDKGDYRRLHPNEHVNLSQSTNDVYPTAVNVATIIAVRELLDAMTVLREAFAAKAEEFRDVLKMGRTQLQDAVPMTLGQEFSAYAVMLEEDQSRLAEAVLLIHEINLGATAIGTGLNAPLGYAEAAREHLAALTGLPLVTAANLVEATQDCGAFVHLSGVLKRVAVKLSKSCNDLRLLSSGPRAGLAEINLPPVQAGSSIMPGKVNPVIPEVVNQVAFEVIGNDVTITMAAEAGQLQLNAFEPVILHSLSESITHLGAACRTLAERCVAGITANTETLRASVENSIGLVTALNPHIGYTAATAIAKEALATGRGVAELVLEQGLLPADRLAALLRPEEIAGTGREAAGV
- a CDS encoding carbon-nitrogen hydrolase family protein, with the protein product MRIALCQMTASTDPKENLVDVQDQVRRAAREEARLVVLPEAAMVRFGAPLAAVAEPLDGPWAEGVRAVARETGVTVVAGMFTPAPDGRVANTLLATGPEVEESYDKIHLYDAFGFRESDTVAPGHRVVTIDVDDVRVGLATCYDLRFPELFRAHADAGATLSLCPASWAAGPGKRAQWDLLVRARALDATVWMAAVDQAAPDPQVDPEAPAAAPNGVGHTALVGPDGTVRAQLGSTPDLLIADVDPEEARRVRRAVAVLDNRKL